A region of Homo sapiens chromosome 17, GRCh38.p14 Primary Assembly DNA encodes the following proteins:
- the CYB5D2 gene encoding neuferricin isoform 2 (isoform 2 is encoded by transcript variant 3), with product MLTLHNWLSFYEKNYVCVGRVTGRFYGEDGLPTPALTQVEAAITRGLEANKLQLQEKQTFPPCNAEWSSARGSRLWCSQKSGGVSRDWIGVPRKLYKPGAKEPRCVCVRTTGPPSGQMPDNPPHRNRGDLDHPNLAEYTGCPPLAITCSFPL from the exons ATGCTGACACTTCACAATTGGCTTTCATTCTATGAGAAGAATTATGTGTGTGTTG GGAGGGTGACAGGACGGTTCTACGGAGAGGATGGGCTGCCCACCCCGGCACTGACCCAGGTAGAAGCTGCGATCACCAGAGGCTTGGAGGCCAACAAACTACAGCTGCAAGAGAAGCAGACATTCCCGCCGTGCAACGCGGAGTGGAGCTCAGCCAGGGGCAGCCGGCTCTGGTGCTCCCAGAAGAG TGGAGGTGTGAGCAGAGACTGGATTGGCGTCCCCAGGAAGCTGTATAAGCCAGGTGCTAAGGAGCCCCGCTGCGTGTGTGTGAGAACCACCGGCCCCCCTAGTGGCCAGATGCCGGACAACCCTCCACACAGAAATCGTGGGGACCTGGACCACCCAAACTTGGCAGAGTACACAGGCTGCCCACCGCTAGCCATCACATGCTCCTTTCCACTCTAA